The Bactrocera dorsalis isolate Fly_Bdor chromosome 3, ASM2337382v1, whole genome shotgun sequence genomic interval ACAACAACGCCATTAACCGTTATTTGTCCACCGCGTCCACCCAAATCACCGCAATGCGCGAGCAATCAAACGAGCGGTTGCGGCACTGATCTCTCCGACACTGCTTCCGATGATGTGGCCGCTGATGTCGGCTCGCTGACGAGCATAAAtaacaatcacaacaacaacaacaacacaaagagtagcagcaacaataatgaGCACAACACCAGCTTGAGCAGCCGAGAGAGTTGTGCCACAGGCGGCAATGACAATAACGGACGCACACTGCAACAATACAATTCCGATTCGGAGCTGAGTCGTTGCTATGTAAGCGAAACGAGTTCGCTGGCGGGCGGCTACGAGAATCCCACTTTCGCGCACTTCGCCACAGCGGTGTCCTCATCGTCGATAGCCGCCTCGTCGGGCGTGGATGAGCCCGCCGATGTGGGCAGCGTTATCGGCGATAATCGCTCGTTGATGGCAGTGTCATCGACAACGACGGCCGACGATTGCGCATCGCACACCTCCGACACGTACCAAACGCCACAACAGGTTGCGGACAATGGCAGCGATGGCGGCAGTAATGTCGTCGTTATCTACGATCATCAGATACCCATCACGCCTGATATCGATTATGTCAAACAGAATTCCGAAATTGTCGTGCTGCGCACAAAGGATCCACTACAGCAACAATTGGGACGACAGGAAATGCGCGAATTGACACAACTGCCGACTAGTTTGTGTGCACCACACGATGGTTTGGCAGCACCGGGCGCCGGCATGATGTCCGTGCTGGCcttgtcgtcgtcgtcgttgtcGTGCTTGGGACCGACCTCGCCACCGCACACCGCAACCGTAGCGCCTGCCAAACAGCGACTCTCTTCTTTCCGCGCTTCCAGCGAACAACAACTGCAGCTGCTCGGTTgcggcgacaacaacaatagcggcAGCGAACTTTCACTGCTGCGCACGCCGCACCACCGCCATCATCAGCAGTATGCAAACGCAGGTACGGCACAAGCGCAAGCAGCGTGCAACGAGGAAGGTAGTAGAAGGGTGGCAACACCACCAAATGCACACAACATGCACGCAGATACCATAATACGTCGCAAAGCAGCGATACCACCACCCAAACCGACTTTGAGTATATTCAATGGCCAAGCGGCCGACCACAATTTGAGTTTAGAGGCTAACGCCAGCGTGCGTAAGAGTAGTAATAGTAGTTGTAGAGGTAGTTGTGAAGCGGTGGTCGAACGGCTGACGCCTGCGCCGGCACCGCCGCCACCGCTTTTGACGAAGGCCAATTTCAAGGCCGATTTAGATGCGAAAATTCGCAAGCAGAAATTGAAGTTGCAACTGCAGCacgaacaacagcaacaccacgAGCTGTTGCTACAGAAGCAGCAGCTATTACAggagcaacaacaattacaacaacattcaCCACAATCAGCCGGCAACAACACGAATAGTTCAATATACCTCAGCAACCACAACCACAATCATAGCAATTCCAATAACACCACTACCAACAACATCAACACCATCACTACCACCACAACCACCAGCGGCGTCGGCAATGGCCTTGGCAATCGCAATAGCAGCAGCGGCGCCAGCAGCAACactcacaacaacagcaataacaataattgtAATGCAATTAGCTTAAATAAGCGCAGTTGTAGTACGGCTATGTCGaatgcaacaactacaacatcAAAAACTACAACTGCATCTGCATCCGCATCATCATCCAATCATTTGGCATTTGTAGTGAAAGCTGCATCATCCCATCACCACACAAACGCATCCGCATCATCCTCATTAGCAGGGCCACAGCTTGTCTATCAAAATGGTACTAAAAGTAGTAGTAATAATagaaatttgaataataatagTGATAGTAGAAGAAATGCATCAGCAACTTCATCTGCATATCCTAAAACCAGTAAGCAAACCCATTCTAATCGTACTCATTATCAATTTCATGCACTGAaatcacacaacaacaacaacatgaacaacaaaaatcacaccaccaccaccaacaacaatattaatgcTAAAACACGACCCAAACGTTCTGCCTCCATGTCATCTACACAAAAATCATCAAACTCCACCATTCGTGCCTCATCTCCATCGCCATCCACCATAACATCGTCATCATCGTCGTCATTATTATTATGCACGCCTGCAATTCGGGCTTCGACTGATCGCCTGTTGAAATGTCCACCAACACCGCCATTACCGTTGCGTTCGCAATTGGTTGCCcatcaaaaaccaaaacaacaacaacacccacATATACACAATCAAACCAACAACCATGCGACATTATCAACAACTTCATTGTCGTCATCAACATCATTGTCATCGTCATGCCCATCATCAGTGTCTCTCTCCGCCTGCGCCTATGCGTGTTCTTCCACTTGTGCAACACCAACATCAATACCACCCACCATTCACACCAAACAATCAGCAGCTTCTGCCTCGGTCTCGTCTGCATCTGCACCCGCATCCAACTCCAATATAAATTCCGCCAACGCCAAACCGAATATCACGCCGAGACCGGCTTCATTGTCGGGTTCGTTCGTTTTTGACTCTTTTTGACATTCTTTttggttgtttgtttttgtgttctACTTTGTTTTACTCGTACGTACTAATATTCTCACACACTTAACTGACCTAATTTCTTCTTTGGTGCTTTTGTGTTGTTTATCTCTCACGGTTTTTTCTGATCGATTCTTCGTATTTCTTCTGCTTTGTTTATTAACCAACTCGTGTGCTTTACTAAATTTTAGTATCTATAATTTTGTTGAGTCTCTTAAACACTGAGTTAATAGTAGTAACCAATTTTTGGTCTacacaaagagatattgtaatTGCAATAAACAATAACCTaaccttaaaatattaaatattaaatattaatattcggTTCCATTGCCGAATTCACTTAATTCTTGCGTTTCTTAAACActgatttaatataataattattggtttttaagtcaattaaaattagttaatttcataaaaaccttTTAAAGAATaagagtttttgttgtagtatCGTATATCACAAAAATCAAACACTCTTAATGCACATTGACCCTTTTTGAACTTGACGCCCACTAAGTAGGTCGACATTTCACCTCGCGACCCCTTCAATATCCATgcttacaaaaaaaacacaaaaatagaaACAGTTATCGCACTATTTTCTGTCTTACTTCTTTCGAAAATCAATGCAAATCTTCTGGAGCACGTTTTTCTCacattgtttataaaaaaaaaatctttaggttaggttaggttcaaCTGGTAGGCCATTAAGGCACGCATAGACGGAGTTCAGTTCTTCAGCTCCTAGgtccaagagaagtagtcatcctttggGAAGCTTgcacttgacgcgaattttaacagactctgcggcctcactatcgatacctcctcccttgtatcataccgtggggacccaTGCATACAGCGTAGTCTTACCAATgcaggacaagtgcacaagagagtTTCCATAGTGCCTGCTCTTAACATTTTTTGCAGTATTCTCGGGTGTGTGCGGCCATCAGACACTGCCAGTTAGTATTCTCATcgtgttcctacagtctcttctatcgactACCAATAACAATTTTTGTGTTCTTCCGATTTaacgttttgcacatgacttatACAGTCCTGTACCCAGGTATCTCGTACCATCGGGTTTTGATATTCTTTACTATGCTTCTGCCTAGATCGTCGTgcagacaatgcatgggtttctcAATGTTaatcacgttttcggatgttagccgtacaccattcttggcaatctcgtccactatttcattgtcctcgatgcctttgtggcctggcaaCCAGTAGAAttgaagttgcttacttctggtaacactttccactgctgccatgctttccaagacacttctggccgatatgcgatacgatgttactgccttgattgttgcttggctgtctacgtaaaTGGTGAATCTGGATTTGCCTGCAAGTGCATTACAGGCCAGCTCCGCGACTTTCGTAATAGCAGAGACCTCAACTTGAAGTGGTCCGTTAATTTAAAAGGTTGCCAACTCTGTACAGTATATCCCCGCACCAACTTCATCGttcattttcgagccatccgtatagATATTTAAAGTGTTGCGCGTAGCTAAAATACTTTTACGCCAGTCATCGTTTTCTGTTTTTACTTTGAATCCTCTTTTCCAGTTGAAAAGTAGGATCATGTTGAAGTTGACATTTTATGCGACTTTATATCGCACATCTtgcaaacaatattttcaaaatttaaagctttttcgatttccttttctacacacatatgtatatgaacgaTTATTTCTTTCGccttttagatttttattttcggtGTCGGTTGTCTAAATATCGCTGAATAAAAACTAATAGCTTTTAAAccaattaaaaatcataaatattatttttcattccattcatattcacatatatgtatatatatttaagactTTAATATCATTGTTTTCCTTCCTTGACATTATGGACCcttatagtttttatatttcaattaaaatctttttcttataattttttcttactttttaaatttacatagaAACGCCTTTATGAAAAGTTGTTAAGCTATTATTTTTCAACCCTATTTGATATTTTCAACATATAAACCAACGAGTCCCAgtcagcttttgagatatccaaCTGAAATTCTGCACACCTTCTTTTCTcctcaaaaagctgctcatttgtcggaagcgCTGATTTCGAACTGTACACACAGTTCTTTTAAACTCATAACTCAAGCCCctgtaaggaaaattttttatttgactagaaATTTGCACTAAATTTGGTggaaattattgtccaaggcggCACTATAATCTCTAAATATAACTTTTCAGAtcgaacactatagcatatagctgccatacaaactaaatgatTAAAACCAAGTCTTTGTAGAGAAaactttcacgaaattttgcatagacTTTTGACCGTTGGCATTGCAGATGGGGGGAATCGGTTCACTGCCACGCCTGCATAGTGCCGTTCAGCGAAAACATATGAAGTGccataataaataaccactaaatAAAGGTACTAAATTGTAATTTGGTACAGTGGATCACAGTAGCGAGGGTATCTgtgtctttaaaatttttttaaaagtggGCATAGCCCTGCCCTCTAAGTGGTTTAATGTGCATATTTCCCAAACCACTTAAGccaattcaaccaaattttcttagaacaaatgtttttgtttttttgcgcgaaaatggatgaaatcgtaAAGTAATCCTGCcaactccccatataacgggtCTTGTTTTTTAACTTCTAAAGttcgacaaaaaaaataaaaaaatgtgtcagAGACATTATCTTTTACACCCGAGTGGGTACAAGACGTTTTTGTAGAAACTGGTGCCAAAATTCGACGAGCGTAGTACCGCTCACCTTTAAgtgaaattatacatatttctcCGGATCTACTCGGTCTTATTTCAGCCCTGTTCAGCCCTGCGTCTGCTcctattctaaatattttaccGAATTTCAGCCATTCCTTGCCtgattatatttatgtacttttgtttatattttttttatttcggttttttatatatattttttattttttttaacatatttttttatttttttttaatatattttgttatttattttttaatatattttgttatttttttttgcattatttagtTCCTACAGTAAATTTTTGACTGAAGCGTGCTTATATTAATctacttttgtttaaattttttttcaattcggtttttttatttatttttctatatatttttctataactttttgtttttttttattttgttatttttttatgttttaggtTATATTTTCtcgcaatttttttgttttatatagcTATTCTTTTGCGTGGTTACATTAATACCACATATGCAATGCCCTACAAGTTtttgtttatagtttttataattcggtttttttttatttttttttataattttttttataattttttgattttttttatttgtttttttttttgttttaatttttttatttagtttttcagttattttttgtttttattttttttttaaatttaatttttttatatttttttataattttttgatttttttatttgtttttttttttaattttttagtttagtttttcagttattttttgtttttattttttttttcaatttaattttttttaatttatttttatttaatttaatttttatgattctAATCTATTGCAGGTACTGTTATTActactgttgtttttttttatcggaCCAACAGTTATATTTAccacatgtacacacatacatacataattaatttAGGTGCATTCACAACATTTAAATATTGAGTTGACACTCCTGTACATCCTAACACTCCATCAATCTCATCATATCATTTCTCCTCTTAAACATTCTCATCAATTCATccattaaatattcatatacacacacacacattaatactgcttgttatacatacatatatgtaactcaCTTGCCTGGTTAAGCACCTACCACTCACACTCATTCCCAATTTAAGTTGGACTAACTGCGTGGAAGAGGAATCGTGGAGTCGGTGgtattaagaagaaaaaaaaacaaacaaaaaataagctgcaatttttttttttttcaaaatattattcaaatggTTCATATGTGCAACTCTGGTGAAcggctaataaaaaaattggtgtCTACTAATTTTGCTAATTGCTAAttgaattatatgtatatataacatttttgaaatcgTATACACCAAAATTGAATCAATTGCAATATTACTGCATTAAATTAGCATTTTggcagcaaacaaaaatttcgatACTTCAGTTATGCATTTGGTTTTTCGACTGTTTGACAATATGTCAACTGTACATAgaaagtatatgtacataacgttagtgtatatatatgtacatttatacataacttcgtatatataaaaacacatCTATCTAGGATAATATGCTCGTGTGATATGAGTAACTAAACTGGCCTGCTAAATATTATGGTGTCTTGTGTTTGTGCATCTAAcagtcaataaataaaaaaaaatctttaacatatacatttatatttaattaaaaaatatataatatgactTTGGCAATTAACAAACTTAATGGGAAATTCAAAATCATCTAATACcaatcaaaaatgttttcaacaaaaattctaattcatattttgttttgttgcaacAGGAGGCGTAACACGCATAGCGCGTCGCTCATCGGTGAATACGGCCAAGCCACCGCCGCCAGTGCGTCGCAGCTCATCGGTGACGCCAAGTCACAATGCCACCGGCACGGCGGTAagtgaagtatttttaaaaaaaattttgtagctaaatttaagtgaaaaattgaAATGTTAGGTATAAAAAGGCGAAAAATAGGTTAAGTATTTGAATTGAGGTTATGTATGCAAAGTACACAACACTAAACTACACACACTTTAGCTTTAAGCACCAATACacattattgaaaacaaaaatcgatagtttttataatttttattttatttttttttttttttatttcacaaagtttttaaatatttaaatttttgtaaatcattttttgcaaaaaaaaattaaataataaaaaaatttttaaaatttccacaattttcttcagcattttattttcaatatttttctttttaaaatatgaaaaattttgaaaatttcaacaattttcttcagcaatttttttcaatagttttttttttttaattacttttttttccaaaacagtttttaagcaatttttttaaacaagttttttaattttttttttaagattttttgtcaacatttatttttcaaatttttttttttcaattatttttatttttcaaattttagctTTAAGCACCAATAcacattatttgtttttttttcaaaataattaagcattcttacatttttttttttaatttaaaggaaaatgttgaaaaagaaaatcaaaaaaactttattttttttttaatttaaaattcaatttaaatttaaacagtCAACATTTtgcttagaatttttttaagtctttaatattaaaaaaatgtcaagttttttttcaatattttggttgaaaaaagttttttttttgacaatttattttttcaatatttttgttttcaacaatttttctcaaattttttttcaatatatcaaAGGAGTGtttcaaagtttttgtttattttaaacattttttttttcaatatttctttttctaaattttttgttcctacgtgtacattttttaaataatttttttttaattagcttttcaattttcatattttttaaattatcttctactattttgcaatttttatttaattataatttcatttacttGCAACATTATCGTATGCTAAAATGCAATTAGGCTACACAATTGCCACAACAaaatcaacagcagcaacaacactatCAACATCCTCAACAACTCCATCATTTGCATCCTCATGCCAACCAACAACCATCGCCagctacgacaacaacaatacaaaattcCCACTACGATACCGTTGACAGTCTACCACCTCCACCCGCTTATCTGCTAGACTCAAGACAAGCACAGTCGTCGACTCCCACACCGCCACCACCATCAGCTGTTTCGGCTTCCGCAATACCGAGTTCATCGTTGAAAGTAGCCGAAACGGTGAAGGCGTTATCGGCTATGCGTCACAAACCCGCTTCTCCGAATGCGATACGGCacatgcaacagcaacagcaacagttgCAGCATTCACATCAATCGCTGCAGGTGAGCAAATGTAGTGCAACGTCCCTCCACCGAATATATCTCCCTAACAATCTTGCATAGCAAGAACAACTGGCATTTAGTGAAAGCGTTGTCCACGTGGTTCTGAGATTTTTCTTCTTTGTTGAAGTTTTATTTTACAGTTATCTGTACTTTTCTTAAAgcgttgatatttatttttgattactttaaaatatatatgtatatgattttataaatttaaaaaatctgaagtTTCGAAAAAAAGGTTCGCTAacactttttaaactttgtaCAAAGTTTTCGAgtatttccatgaatttttaatttttcctacaATAAGCTCATAAAGGCATTAACATCAAAATAAGTCAAAATTCTTACTTTTGTCAGaaattttgtttcgaaaatattctAACTTCAAAATCCAATTCTTCTAATTCATAATTCTCCTTTGATAAGAAccaaaataaagcaattttaaGCTTTTGAGTGGATGTTTGAAGTCAAAAATTCACACTTTTGCCAGGAATTTGGTTTTCGAAAATTCTTTAACTCCATACATGCTAGCGCTAAGTTCAAAAACCACATTTTTCTAGATTTCGAACTACAATGAATTATTTTCAAGctctatataaatttttgagtgGGGTTTTGAAATCCAAACTCATACTTTTGCCAGtaattttgttttcgaaaatattctaACTTCATACAAGCTAGTACTAAGTTTTAAAATGCAATTCTTCTCTAACAATATccaaaataaagaattttcaagcTTTTGAGTATAATTCTGTAGTCAAAAACTTTCACTTTTGGCAGTAACTTTGTTTTCGAAATTCCTTAATCTTGACAGGCCCtaccaaaatttgaaaaaccaaCTTTTCTGAACATAGCacaaaaaattatgtgttttcaaacacaatttgaatagtttttgaatgcgtttttgaagttaaaatttcttatttttaccaGTAATCTTATTTTAATCAACCACActtctttatatttatgtatgtatatatttcatttaaattaatttatttctttattttaatttacgctgatttaacaattattttttatgctcaCATATTCTTTTACAAaacatttatattcaaatatgcaaattgtctgcgcttaaattgaaaaataaaatccaaacactgtacacacacacatacccaccCGCTGGCACAAACTCTCTGCCCCCGTTTCTCAATACATCAAAATCCGCACCACCAATGAATTCCGCACGCACCAACACCACTACGCCCACCACAATAGTTTTCACCAATACAAACACCAACACCGTCATCACCatcaccaacaccaacacctaTACAACTACAACAGAATATTTATTCAACCACTGTTAAGACATTCTCCTCTACCGCTTTGCTGCCGCCCGACTCCAACACTGAACAGACGCTTCATTACGACGCCTACTCATACTATAATCCCTATATGGAGGTCAGCAGGACCACCACCCAACTGACCTCTGCCAAAATGCCGCTTACTAATGCTAATCATGCTAATGCCGCTGCTAATGAAGCTGCCTATCAAACTTTGCCAATAACACCAACATCTATTTATTACTATGATGCCGTTACCAcgcagccaacaacaacaatagcaacaacaccaaTGAAATCACAATACTTACAGTCGAATGCACTGCCGGACACGTATGGTGTGCACACGACGATTCGTAATACACCCACAAAGGCAAACAATCCACCGGTGTCACCATCATATACCTCACCACCACCATACGATTTCCAACATAgcaaaatagagttgccaccacCATTACCGCCACCCAATCCCAATCAACAGCGTTCGCttaagcagcagcagcaccaacaacaacaacaaaaacaatttgctgaTCACCAATACAATACACAAGCCACATCCACACCGCATCCAACACAATATcaatacaccaacaacaacaatcagctTCAACAAAAACGCCAACATGAACAGATTTATGATTATTTGCCGTCACATCAGCACCTGCACCACTCTCCCAAGCTACAGCATAAGccgccgcagcagcagcagcagcagccatcgcaaatacagcaacagcaacaacaacagcaactagcACATCATTTAGACGCTCTCATGATCGATAATGAGGATGAGGCGACCGTGTATAGCGACAACGCCGTAAGTCCAGCTTTGGTGTGATTCGCAGCGTCATTTGTACAATGCTCTAATCTAGTGTAATCTGTAATTCATACTAATCAGCTTCATCACACCTGCatcacatacgtatgtatgtatgtaatcaaCGCATTTGCAACATCAGCAATCGCCGTCAAATTCAATACTGGGTGTCGTAGTGCTAACAAATgcttaaaaacttatttaaaaaaatattaaaatttttaaaaaaatttagtggaaTCAAGCCTAGTAGTAACGccatttaaaaactaaaagaaaaattaattcacACGCATAACTTAACTAACAAGGGATAATTCATTGCTTCCGATTttacttattaatattttgttattgtaatattaAGTAACCTCTGAGAGCGCATTTAAACTCATGCTGCacatttttataagatttttattattataagctttaattttttttaacgtttaaacaatattttccaattacaaaatattcaaactcCTTAGAAAAAATTTCCTGCAGTCTCTTAAAAACCGTATAGCTTTCAAGATCGGTCTtactttaactatttttttttttttgccttttttaatttttatatttgattattttctttAGTGCTTCCCCTAACAATACTTGTACTTGTGAACaaaagggaaaatatttaattattcatcaatatttattttgtcgccttcaaagttaTCCCCACCAGTTGTAATACATTTacgccaacgatttttccagccctcgaaacacttttcataaacacttttggaatggccttcagcttcttcagcgcATTTTGTTTTacctcttcgatcgactgaaaacgggttccaccaAGCGAcagtttcagtttggggaacaagaaaaaatcacaaaaaaaccaAATCTGGTTTATTGATGCTATTCTTTGCGTTTTTAGCTTGAAactcggtcacaatcgtggctcgatgcgttGGTGCATTATTATCGTGTAAAATCGATGATTTGTTCTTCATAACTCCGGCAGTTTTCGTCGCATTTTCTCAAGCAAACGCCTCAATGCAGCCAAACATAACTCCTTATTGAtcgtctgtccctccggaacaaattcttCATATACCAaatcacgaatatcgaaaataatGAGCATCATCTTGATTTTTTAGTGGCTTTTGCGTAGTTATTTTTGgcttcggctcgttttttctcttcattcCTAAGATTCTTgacttgtttgtatgtcaaactcataagctCATGTTTCATCTTCTGctataatgctctccataaaTGTGGGATCACAATTCGCACGATCAATCATGTctaaagagacctgtttacggtactgaaaataattcagctttatcgggacgagtcgagcaagaacacgtttcatacccaaaatattcaccaaaatcattcaaatggattcgcgagagatgtctaacgcttgcctgacgattttcaagtaccatatcagttgaagaggtcggaggtcgtccagaacgaggcatgtcttcaatgatctgtccaccgtctttgaaggtgtttttgataaatttgaatcaccgtaagccttttccaacattcacaATGATTTCGCCCactaaatttggttaaaaatacaaaatttgagacgaattatttttttgacattcatccgggtgcttttttgtcacaatgtacctggtcaaataaaaaaaatactccaTGCAagatgatgaaaaaaaattttagttattatCTCAAGAATTAAGTACTAGACATACAAACGAACAAAGCTAAtcgacttacatacatacaagtatatatgtaccatGCGGTTTGCGATATTTACTTCAGAGTGTTACTAATTTTGTGGCAAATTTATTATGCCTAGGTCAGTGTCCCCTGCAGAGCCTAAATAGGCGAACTCCTCCCTTTTTTCTTGGCTTCTGTATCTTTAACCGATCCCCAAATTATGTTCACATCACAATTTCTTtcttcttgaatatttttgtgtaattgGTTTTCCTGTTGACGCAATGGATTAGCTTCACTAAAAATTTGTCGATTGGCTGATAAAACCAAACTCATTTGACGCCCTCTGTTTTGCCAATAATAACTCCGCCTGGGGTTCTTTGGCGTCGACAATGATTTATGCAttatgtgttgctcatacgacatggtgcacCATGTAAATACAGTACACTTGATGCataactttaactgcgtataacttttaaattaatgtttacacgagaaaaataaaagtgtagTATAACATATT includes:
- the LOC105228998 gene encoding mucin-4 isoform X21, which codes for MDLSLERDSSSALGSLFQQIINDLKNTSPLWEDFVTKATKLHQCLRAAIQAIAAYLDAFQKIADAATNSRGASKEIGTALTRVCLRHKAVESRLKTFTTAIMDCLVQPLQEKLEDWKRTVITIDKEHAKEYKRCRTELKKRSSDTLRLQKKARKGQSDTIQSLMDSHKQDVTLRRAELEEVEKKSLRSAMIEERLRYCTFVHMLQPVVKEECEVMSELGHLQEAMDSIALVTKEPSVLPQASEELIHDTKATMSLYPESPGGGSSSQGGCSNSLGSRKSSVCSISSMNSSGSSNSPGHHHYPRSLSQRCSSLERPLSANNNRSTSNLLQRQCPSPIPAHITKENDERSRASVLQKASMFEKQAAAAAAAVTPGRSTVEAIYGTRRTPDEVYRAANTSAAGNHYQQPSPQQQQQQQQQQHVEQQEVDKSFEDSIQELNNLIGELDSFQREIDASKRATTATAPTPTADETVGDNCGDRPFPLIGTSSNSVVVVADSNQMSSNAKAITTLADTEAERVDTTTPLTVICPPRPPKSPQCASNQTSGCGTDLSDTASDDVAADVGSLTSINNNHNNNNNTKSSSNNNEHNTSLSSRESCATGGNDNNGRTLQQYNSDSELSRCYVSETSSLAGGYENPTFAHFATAVSSSSIAASSGVDEPADVGSVIGDNRSLMAVSSTTTADDCASHTSDTYQTPQQVADNGSDGGSNVVVIYDHQIPITPDIDYVKQNSEIVVLRTKDPLQQQLGRQEMRELTQLPTSLCAPHDGLAAPGAGMMSVLALSSSSLSCLGPTSPPHTATVAPAKQRLSSFRASSEQQLQLLGCGDNNNSGSELSLLRTPHHRHHQQYANAGTAQAQAACNEEGSRRVATPPNAHNMHADTIIRRKAAIPPPKPTLSIFNGQAADHNLSLEANASVRKSSNSSCRGSCEAVVERLTPAPAPPPPLLTKANFKADLDAKIRKQKLKLQLQHEQQQHHELLLQKQQLLQEQQQLQQHSPQSAGNNTNSSIYLSNHNHNHSNSNNTTTNNINTITTTTTTSGVGNGLGNRNSSSGASSNTHNNSNNNNCNAISLNKRSCSTAMSNATTTTSKTTTASASASSSNHLAFVVKAASSHHHTNASASSSLAGPQLVYQNVSLSACAYACSSTCATPTSIPPTIHTKQSAASASVSSASAPASNSNINSANAKPNITPRPASLSGGVTRIARRSSVNTAKPPPPVRRSSSVTPSHNATGTAATQLPQQNQQQQQHYQHPQQLHHLHPHANQQPSPATTTTIQNSHYDTVDSLPPPPAYLLDSRQAQSSTPTPPPPSAVSASAIPSSSLKVAETVKALSAMRHKPASPNAIRHMQQQQQQLQHSHQSLQFSPIQTPTPSSPSPTPTPIQLQQNIYSTTVKTFSSTALLPPDSNTEQTLHYDAYSYYNPYMEVSRTTTQLTSAKMPLTNANHANAAANEAAYQTLPITPTSIYYYDAVTTQPTTTIATTPMKSQYLQSNALPDTYGVHTTIRNTPTKANNPPVSPSYTSPPPYDFQHSKIELPPPLPPPNPNQQRSLKQQQHQQQQQKQFADHQYNTQATSTPHPTQYQYTNNNNQLQQKRQHEQIYDYLPSHQHLHHSPKLQHKPPQQQQQQPSQIQQQQQQQQLAHHLDALMIDNEDEATVYSDNASFRTSSPGIYAQPKIVTSMSSFRSGSPAPTNDHHNQHHHVIPPTQPKTNPNLIAQLSARLSKQNQQQHTSDGIYGSTPNSPNHHNMHQQQQQQQHQHQHHQSEPVYMRNYTHPHHQQQQQMSSVATGSMHQQQNYDAAQTPKHQSSYAPAGGVARQQQLQQQQQQQHHPHHREPHTHSCPPPLENPPPPPTNSSIYAATANATATMPKNAMRSNAGATYAPPTATMTLPKNLAQQRLQQQQHYQQQQQQQHYQQQQYQQSTAIGANAAAQQHHQSQQHSQTATVNQRAQMPLPHQQQQQQQMSYKQKSATLQSNHRQPPIPSRHSSVQQKIFVATNPFIQTTTIHCHSPASVHSQPASPTCSSPSSLASIYGTSSRSHHHHHHQQQQQQQHQHHGSGSGSGVGGGAAGNGYYAAPHNPTGYASSNIEKAGSIRSKTKAEFLENLNAKLAKQGLSGRAFAVRNLINSKALMYQNPQILMRPSAQYRAQPQPQAPPTPPTSSAEESSSH